In the genome of Daucus carota subsp. sativus chromosome 9, DH1 v3.0, whole genome shotgun sequence, the window TTGCAATGGAAGCACTACAGTCCCTTGCAATGACTGGTGCAGAATCTATTAAGCCAAACTCTGTTGCTCCCATTACTGAGTCAGATAACGCAAAGTCTGTTCCTGATCCTGTTCAAGATGCTGAGAAATCTACACAAGATGATACTGAGGATAATGACAGTTCAGATGATGCCAATGATGATGAAGTTCCTTtgtcacatctacaacaaaagtgggagtctaccagccagtataatgccaggctacaaactctgaacacagactctgagccacttcccagggatcttcaggttgatccaccaaatgaagtatgggataaactctggctgagccaccagcattctctggagccaactaaagctgaagaattcttatctatggcagagaataaaatttcaaactctgatgttatgtcaagcctcaaaggcacaattctctatctgaagacatttcatcctgctcatgcccagacatctaaatcaatagatggtctcagaacagaagtggctaatatcaaggagacaaatgacatggagaagaaaaggactctactacctctgaaagataatgttcagaagctggtgtctgcaaatgaatctctggacaagagaatgaccatcattgaatcaactcaagagaagatgtccaagcagcttgaagccatccaatcttcactttctctgataacttctatactgattcctgatgaggatgatgtcaaaaaaggggagagagtagctaaggtcaaatgcaagtctacttttcaaactctgaagagaaagaaaaaggatgatgatgatgatgtggatgacttcacaaagcacaagagatttcaagcagggactgatggaagagtttcaaactctgactgtcaaaaacagtctaagcaaagcacaaagtctgctccaactcATAATATCACATcaggatctaagcaaagaccagtgactggatcagataaacccatgactgatgaagagcttgctagattgatttttgaacaagaaaatccagaagccaaattggatttagagttgattgctgcagaggaagctgagctgaagaaagaacatgttgaagctataaactctggaaaaattcaaaagcctgcaaaatcaacaaccaagccaaaagaaaaagggatattgatcaaggaagctactgttgctgatcagagtttaccagtcaaaaaggtatactctgaagatgaatatacatccaagggcaaaagcaaagtagatgagcaccttgagaaaggctgggataagaagaagtctacaatctctgacaaagatcaagttgtaaaggaaaagaaatcagaagctgcaatctctgacaaagctcatgttgcagaatcacaaaaaggaagattaacctctgacatagctcaagttaataaggatgcaaagaaagacacaacctctgacaaagctcaagctgtgttcaaaccaacaactactccattagctggatttgcaaagcctagtctgttgactgagataagctttgaaaagggctcaattcaaccaatctctcatcataaagcaggaagagacaaaggagggctgggatccaaatatgaaaaatttgatcagagtataggatcaagaccagatgacccctcatctctctgtgctcccaagactggagcattgcaagaaaaaatggacaaacttgattcagtccagctggtgaagaatgacagaggagataatatttttatctacttcatgtctgatggaacagtgtttagagtacttgaagcagatctctatgctaaacactgggaggaattgagatatgtctcacacatatttctagtaaagaacaagtcatgtcaacacatctccaatctgctcaaagatcaaatcagaagaaagatgggtattacaggaaacaaaaatgctggacctttcattcctaaatacttcaatcatcaaggacagctggttgagatgaagaaaaattcagcaaaaatagtaacaatagctggaatcagtactcttgcattcaatgaagagtctgataaagcttacaatatcaggctggatagagacttgagaagaaacaagatatatgatctcagagctgcaatttatcaaactggagtttcagatccagagctgagagagatcaagagacagaggattacagtacttgaagaagctgaaagagaactcctcagaggatatctaaagacagcaaatggtgtctatgaagctaaggagtaaagtatctgtaagttttaaaagttttctgttgtatagttaaactctgttgcatttgacttatctgttttgacatcatcaattatctgttaacttgcacataacatatttatgcacaagttgggggagattgttagatataattgatgattactaatgttcttaaagtttgttttagaacaggagtgatcagagtttaagctggaagctgatcagagtttgatgaagctgatcagagtttagtaaagtctgaccagagtttgataaagtctgatcagagtttacataatcaagactcgtcagagtttacacgtggaaagagctcagaagcggatatacttcaaggaaggatagaagctgaggagtgatttgctgactatggaaactaaacagaaaactggagcaatctttgattgatagaatacatagctgatttataggatatcaaatcagagattgattttgtaactgtgtctatataaacacagattagggttactctataagagttgagttatcgagtacattgttaagaaccctagcagctcttagtgataaaatataaatcactgagagagtttttgtaaccattcaagctttgtgaataagagtttattgttttcaatctcttatattgtcatactgtgttacatattgtgatcactatatcatcttgtatagtgagtttataggacctaacaaggaagattgcatatcatttattatcatattgaactgatatattctattttaacaatctaaaatattaataacgtACTGTTTTTAAATCATAACcaatcaatatagtcaatatcattgaagcaaaatgtcttacagattcagcaaattttacataacattTTACGGGTCTTATTTAACCAACGATTATAGTCAATGCCGTTGGAGAGGCTCTTAACTTATTAACTTTGAATTCTTTCTTGCCATCATGCTGTCTacttattttgatattaatatcatacatataaaatattttatcatttaaaatgtgatttatccttgtatttaaatttctggaagaaatattatttaaaacaaatcGAATTTGTGTAAACtcacaaatttttaattatttcctgTCATTATTATGCTAACTTGTTAtttatgttgtttttttttgacaaaacttgttatttatgttttaatatatGTAGATGTATCAACTTGACCACACTCAATTTGAGCTTTCGACCgtaattataattcaaactcCATACAAAATTTCATCATTGAAAATCATGTAGATTTAACATCTTGGACATTCGATCACACCAAAcacaaaaaaaacatatcaaacaTTTGAGAAAATAAATAACATCCAAATAAATTAGTAACAAGCTCGCCAAgaaaattttttatcaaacaaacaataaatatataaaggtaGAAATCTTATCCGTGAAggaattttattgaaaaaacaagaataaaataaaaatgataattaatttgatattttccaccggtgaaaatcCACTGCGAAAAAAGAAAAGAGTCCAAAAAGTGTTTACTGAATTAAAAAAAACCGTTGCTTTTGCATATAGCCTAGccatataataatatttctttttaaaatcaggaaatcatttttattgaaatattttcatgaaaatgaCAATTTGTGCCTACGGTAGgccttaaaagaaaagaaaaaggttattagaaaaaagaaaaaagttactACTACTCGAAGAAAACTATTAGGTCATCTCCAAACtaaaatttattgatttttcaAAGTTTTTCGTCATATAATCAGACTATGATTTGAGTTGTCTAGTAAAGTCGGTGACAATGAAGTTTCATAGGTCAGTGCCGGTGCAACCGAAAATCAGAATTGAACAAGAGATAGGAGTCCAAATTGGTAGAACGAAACGATCCTTCACCGGGGCGGCGGCAGGTTAAACccatactctctccgtcccagtgaattatatacagttttttttggacgtcccatcaattgtatacattccaaaagtagtaaactttgtagtaaacttttataatataaaatatcattacaccaactactttcctccactatctctattctataataatataaacactattacacccactactttcctcaaCTATCTCCAATttattggtctccgtgtcccagccatttatatacaaatggttgggaacggagggagtaaattgcAGTCACGTAGCCTATGAGTCCTTCAATACTCAACGGATTCACAGAGTGCCAAGAAAACATATGTCaagtttaatttgaattttatctgGGGCTGCACAAAGATCTAGAATGGGACCGAACCGGAACGTATTGACGATCagatattttaaattcatgGGCAGATATGTCAGTCTCATAACAACAACTCCTTTATTCCAAACATtgaaaattttctaattaaaaactGTGTTGGCAAtactgaaaaataaaaatacagacgatttcatgaaaatatcatatTTCAGTAATCAGTCGTACTCGGCTAGTGATTACATTTTgacaaataataacaaaatgtGTTACGAATTCGACAAAATTTACTAATTTCATTGAGGAAGCTCGgagacattatgtaaaaattGCTACTCTGTAATGAAgtttattttgatgataaatATATTGATCTATATTGTAGTTATAGcatgttattattatcatttcaagtttttgtaaatagaatatattatattaatatgataattgatgatgtgacATTTGCAACATATCTCTAGCAGTTcgacaaattataaataaggatattttcatgagaatatttatatatttttaattttcaatatgtCAACTTATTTTTTAGCTCGGGTTTTTTCATGATTGGAGTGACAtgtaaaattatagacaaaggAGAGTATAATTAGAGTGAGTTTCAcaagattatttatattttttatctttaatATGTCAACTCATTTTTTACTTGAGGGGTTTTTCATGATTGGAgctgtttttatatttaatttttgaatcatGACGGTTTGTACCAGTTActtctaaattatattattaaatttgaaatataaaaaatttggtttgcggtgtttttttaatttgttatattattttctattataattaatatatactgGAACATTATCACGAAATTATatccatttttaattaattttttgatgttATTAAGAACTTCTCAAACatgttaaacaaaaaaatatttttaactcaGAAAATAAGAATATTAGTTCAAACACGTttgttatatatgtaaaattattttaattaaaaaaatatatttttctgacATAATTTTATCTtcacaacaaaaataaatattatgatacACTGGTGGCATGTGTTATAagttaatcaatatatattctaaattttaaaaaaatattctattttagtattattttgattttaaagtaaacaaattatttttgtgttaatataaatttagaaataatcaCATATTTAAGAGTTTTTAGATAAAAGTAAGTTATAAATACACGAGTCTCGATTTATTTATGTAAGACATTTATTCATTTATAGTATTGGTCATGattattgaaatattttatatcctttttaattttcttcgctcatatattttaatatttttaattttcatcttTTGATTATGTAAAgtaagaagtgaaataattaaatttgttcaacaatttcaaaaagaaaaataaaaattaaatttgttcaAGAGTGATTGATCCAAGTTTTTGTCAAGTCATCAGGACTCATACATCATCCACGACTTACTCCCCAAGAAAATGTGTGAGCCTTGACTACCCAGGCTGCTCAACTTGCCAAACCACACACTATAAATAGCCCATGCACACTTTCACATTTCTATCACAACTCAATCTCAGCTATTACCAACAATGAACACATCTTCATTTCTTCAACTTCTCTTTTTAACCATTTCACTAGCTTCAGTTCTGTCATCTGATTCCCACCAGCATTTTATTCATTGCCTTACTAGATTTTCTCCAAACCCGAATTCGATATCTCAAGTTATTTACACACCACAGAACTTATCTTATGATTCTGTACTAAAATTCTCTATACACAACCTTAGATTCGCGTCCTCGGCCACTCCAAAGCCTCTTGTCATTGTCACCCCTAGGCAAGAATCTCAGGTCCAAACTGTCATTTATTGCGCGAAGAAGCATGACATTAGAATGAGGATTCGAGGAGGAGGCCATGATTATGAGGGACTTTCTTATGCAACAAAGGCTCCTTTTGTATTGCttgatatgaaatattttagtGCAGTTAGTGTTGATCATTTAGCAGCCACTGCATGGGTGCAATCCGGTGCAACTTTGGGTGAACTTTACTATAGTATCGCGCAAAAGAGTGATACACTTGCATTCCCTGGAGGCATTTGGTGCACTGTTGGTGTCACTGGACTCATTAGTGGTGGAGGATATGGCACGTTGAGACGTAAATATGGTCTTGCTGCTGATAATGTGATGGATGCACGTCTAATTGATGCTAATGGGAGAATTTTGGACCGAAAGTCCATGGGGGAGGATCTTTTCTGGGCTATTAGAGGAGGGGGCGCTTCAAGCTTCGGGGTCATTCTTTCTTGGAAGGTGAAACTAGTAAAAGTTCCACGTATAGTCACTGGCTTTCGTGTCTACAGAACCTTAGAGCAGAATGGCACTGAACTGGTGCACAAGTGGCAAACTATTGCGCCAAGACTTCCAAAAGAAGCTGAACTCAGACTTCTTATTAATGTTATTTGGACAAATAAAACCAATGGACAGATCAAAACACCTCAGGATGCTGAACCAATCTCTGGTGCAGATGAGAAAACattaagatttgaattcgtaGGCTCGTTTCTTGGACCAGCAGAGGAATTTGTTTTGTTGATGAAAGAAAAGTTTCCAGAACTTGGTGTGGTGAAAGAAGATTGTTTGGAGGTCACTTACATCCAAATGGcacttattttttcactttttaAAGCCCAAGATTCACCTACTTTACTTCTCAATAGAACTTCATACACCATTCCTTTCAAAGCCAaatcaagctttgtgaataagccAATCCCCATAGAAAGATTGGAAGGGATATGGAAGCATCTTCTGAAACAAAGGCCAACAATGACGAATTTGATGCTCACATCCTACGGAGGAAGAATGGAAGAGATTTCCGAGTCTGCAATTCCATTCCCACACAGAGCTGGAACGTTGTACATGATGTACATGAGAGTAACCACTATGGGACAGAGTACTAATCCTGCTGATGCGAATGCAATGGAATGGATCAGAAGCTTGTACGAATATGTGGCACCATTTACAGCGAATCAAAGTGCATACTTGAATTATAATGATCTTGATTTAGGAGTCAACAATGAGTATGGTCCTACGAGCTATGAACAAGCAAGTGCCTGGGGTAAAAAGTATTTTAAGAAGAATTTCGACAGATTGGTCAGAGTAAAGTCAGTAGTTGATCCAAGTAATTTTTTCAGACATGAGCAGAGCATCCCTCCTGCAAGACCTTGATGGTCTGCTGAATGATCTCGTCTGTATCAGTCATTTATTTCTATAAACGAGTCTGCTTGCAAGTCCGTGGAAGCAATAACATGATCAGCTGCCCtaaacttaaattttttattttattttatttatatatttttttttgtcataagacttTCACGTCATTGAATTGTACCGAAATACAATACCGAAAAGATCGGAGAGCTTCtttcatacatgaaaaaatttcaTCTAATCAAAGgacaaaaattagataaaaattttgatgtcttAAAAAAAACACTCGAAAGAAAAGATTTGCGGAACTAAGAGGAAAGGaaaactttcattcaaaaaagtctaCCGACTAACCAAAGGTCATGCAAAGAAAAGATTTGCGGAACTAAGAGGAAAGGaaaactttcattcaaaaaagtctaCCGACTAATTAAAGGTCATGCAAAGAAAAGATTTGCGGAACTAAGAGGAAAGGaaaactttcattcaaaaaagtctaCCGACTAACCAAAGGTCATGCAGAGATGGGCCCggaaatttagccaataaaactTCAATGACTGAAAAGAAAATCCCGATGAAAAACAAAATCCGCGGAAAGaaaaaaagggggagaaaaagGGAGGAAAAGAAGAATCAAGCATGGGAGATTATGTCAGGCACCGAAACAAAGTCATCTAAAATGACACAATCGTTAATAAACGACAAACAAAATCGCAATATACGATAAAAACCCATCAACTATGGTACTCTCTCGATAGGGGCACAATTATTAAAACTAAAGACGAATCATat includes:
- the LOC108192234 gene encoding tetrahydroberberine oxidase, which codes for MATTTFIFAGVEFVTNNHAAILNTADAPRDYHPMQQFLAQSAIATALTAPARLSGSQIINFWRTGKYDNGGEDGSPSIVFSYEGEEYFVTPATVRTAFNLPELDIAYITNGDANLRTMMTDLGYISPTIPKQPRTSASRPKKATKSDENPSTKKIRTSVATQVLQTKSDKPANSDAVNSGAVNTDRVNSEAASPQKQKRRRLVAAYDYDDLEPAHAVNSEPIPPPNSDPVQTSPQQKPARFKRRAQKPARAKVQITEITDFTVEEEQTPSTPVAEHSHALMEQATAEAETAVSDPKSPIYDHGTPTPIPQSPMKIPEDAIVHDTTPENYRSDTVVEESDKVAMEALQSLAMTGAESIKPNSVAPITESDNAKSVPDPVQDAEKSTQDDTEDNDSSDDANDDELLPTMNTSSFLQLLFLTISLASVLSSDSHQHFIHCLTRFSPNPNSISQVIYTPQNLSYDSVLKFSIHNLRFASSATPKPLVIVTPRQESQVQTVIYCAKKHDIRMRIRGGGHDYEGLSYATKAPFVLLDMKYFSAVSVDHLAATAWVQSGATLGELYYSIAQKSDTLAFPGGIWCTVGVTGLISGGGYGTLRRKYGLAADNVMDARLIDANGRILDRKSMGEDLFWAIRGGGASSFGVILSWKVKLVKVPRIVTGFRVYRTLEQNGTELVHKWQTIAPRLPKEAELRLLINVIWTNKTNGQIKTPQDAEPISGADEKTLRFEFVGSFLGPAEEFVLLMKEKFPELGVVKEDCLEVTYIQMALIFSLFKAQDSPTLLLNRTSYTIPFKAKSSFVNKPIPIERLEGIWKHLLKQRPTMTNLMLTSYGGRMEEISESAIPFPHRAGTLYMMYMRVTTMGQSTNPADANAMEWIRSLYEYVAPFTANQSAYLNYNDLDLGVNNEYGPTSYEQASAWGKKYFKKNFDRLVRVKSVVDPSNFFRHEQSIPPARP